A region of the Acidobacteriota bacterium genome:
TCCCTGCGGAGAGGTGGAAACGCAGGTGCCGCGGCTCGTCCCGGACCGGAGCCGCCCCGTGCTTCTGATCTGCGCCGCGGGCGTGCGTTCCCGCATCGCGGCAGAAACCCTCGCGCGACTCGGCTACGAGGAGGTCGCCTCGGTCGCAGGCGGCTTCGACGCGTGGAGAGCCGCGCGGTTGCCGGTCGAAGGTCCGGACGGCCTGACGGCGGAGCAGCGGGAGCGCTACGCCCGCCAGATCGTGATCCCGGAGGTGGGCTCCGAGGGGCAGGCCCGGCTGCTCCGCTCCAAGGTGCTCGTCGTCGGCGCGGGCGGGCTCGGCTCTCCCGCGGCGCTGTATCTGGCGGCGGCGGGAGTCGGAACCATCGGAATCGTCGATGACGACGTGGTGGAGCGCGGAAATCTCCACCGGCAGGTGATCCACAACGAAGAGCGGCTCGGCACGCCGAAAGTGGACTCAGCGGCGAAGACGCTGGCAGCGCTCAACCCCTCTGTTCGCATCGAAGGCTACGCCGAGCGGCTCACGCCGGAGAACGTCGAGCGGATCCTCTCCCGCTACGAGGTCGTCGTCGACGGATCGGACAACTTCGCCACCCGGTACCTGGTGAACGACGCCTGCGTCAGGCTGGGGATCCCCGACGTTCAAGGGGCCATCCACCGGTTCCAGGGACAGGTGGGGGTGTTCTGGCCCGGCCACGGCCCTTGCTACCGCTGCCTCTTCCCGGAACCGCCGCCGCCCGGAACGGCTCCCCCCTGCGCGGAGGCGGGGGTCCTGGGTGTGCTTCCCGGGGTGATCGGATCGATCCAGGGTGTGGAGGCCATCAAGCTGCTGCTCGGAATCGGCCGTCCTCTCGTGGGACGGATCCTTCTGTACGACGCTCTCGCCGCACGTTTCACCGAGCTCGAGGTGCACCGCGACCCGGAGTGCCGGCTGTGCGCCGAAGGGCGACCCTTTCCCGGCTACGGCGGCGCCTCCTCCTGCTGCGGCTCTTCCCGGTGAGGAGAAGGCGGCGCCGGCGTCCAGCGGTACCGGGCGAGATCGATCCGTCCGGTCGAGCCGAACCGCACTCCCTCCCGTTCGAGGAGAGCGCGCTGGAGCCCCGGCGGCATGTCGGTCAGCCGGTCGGTGGAGCAGCCTCCCCTGGCGTTGACCACCCGGTGCCACGGAACGTCCGCCGGGCATCCGT
Encoded here:
- the moeB gene encoding molybdopterin-synthase adenylyltransferase MoeB; translated protein: MNRSGRPGRRGVVREVDVDRALELTRAGAVLIDVREPYELAIGRPRGALHVPCGEVETQVPRLVPDRSRPVLLICAAGVRSRIAAETLARLGYEEVASVAGGFDAWRAARLPVEGPDGLTAEQRERYARQIVIPEVGSEGQARLLRSKVLVVGAGGLGSPAALYLAAAGVGTIGIVDDDVVERGNLHRQVIHNEERLGTPKVDSAAKTLAALNPSVRIEGYAERLTPENVERILSRYEVVVDGSDNFATRYLVNDACVRLGIPDVQGAIHRFQGQVGVFWPGHGPCYRCLFPEPPPPGTAPPCAEAGVLGVLPGVIGSIQGVEAIKLLLGIGRPLVGRILLYDALAARFTELEVHRDPECRLCAEGRPFPGYGGASSCCGSSR